The following coding sequences lie in one Montipora foliosa isolate CH-2021 chromosome 11, ASM3666993v2, whole genome shotgun sequence genomic window:
- the LOC137975584 gene encoding BTB/POZ domain-containing protein 6-like, whose amino-acid sequence MASLDGNWQTKKPTIGERTKFMFNNDLFSDVNFVVRKSDSESESKQAIPAHKLMLSIASPVFEAMFYGELAETSDSIELPDCEYESLLELFRYLYSDEVNLSGSNVMGVLYLAKKYIVPSLAVKCTEYLLDNSDPSNVFTILLSARKYDEKKLMDRCWDMIDKQTESAVKSEGFAIIDRPLLEELVERDTLNIPEVELFKGVVQWANKTVTRRGIVADGREKRSIIGERIIKAIRFPIMKQDEFASVVMGSRILSRDEVSNLIKHFNSGERSPVKFPISKRSGPQVMLMRFSRFNSVKFGWQNSGFENLVRFSVDRDIELLGVNLFGCKDAVYSVELDIFQGSDYIVREHGIRVNSAAGSFSSILNESGEYYGFDALFDEPVSLRKGYCYDLSSTIHGPQSWYGMNGQNTIICSGVKFHFWRPSYFPENVDAVTKGQFNEIIFRF is encoded by the coding sequence ATGGCGTCTCTTGACGGAAACTGGCAAACAAAGAAACCTACCATCGGAGAAAGAACCAAGTTTATGTTCAACAACGACCTCTTCAGCGACGTGAATTTTGTTGTTCGTAAAAGCGATAGCGAAAGTGAAAGCAAACAAGCGATTCCAGCTCACAAGTTAATGCTGTCGATTGCCAGTCCTGTGTTTGAAGCCATGTTTTACGGTGAGCTAGCGGAGACTAGTGATTCTATTGAACTGCCTGACTGTGAATACGAGAGTTTGTTGGAGTTGTTTCGTTACTTGTACAGCGATGAAGTAAACTTAAGCGGAAGTAATGTGATGGGGGTGTTGTACTTGGCGAAGAAGTACATAGTGCCTTCTCTCGCCGTTAAATGCACGGAATATTTGCTGGATAACTCGGATCCATCCAATGTTTTCACCATCTTACTATCTGCACGGAAATATGACGAGAAGAAGCTAATGGATCGATGCTGGGACATGATCGACAAACAAACTGAAAGTGCAGTGAAATCGGAAGGATTTGCGATAATTGACAGACCTTTACTTGAAGAACTCGTTGAAAGGGATACCCTTAACATCCCGGAAGTGGAATTGTTTAAAGGTGTAGTTCAGTGGGCAAACAAGACAGTGACAAGGCGAGGCATAGTCGCAGATGGACGAGAGAAAAGAAGCATAATCGGAGAACGGATCATAAAAGCAATTCGCTTTCCCATTATGAAGCAGGATGAATTTGCCTCTGTTGTTATGGGCAGCAGAATTCTGTCTCGCGATGAAGTATCCAATTTGATCAAACATTTCAATTCAGGTGAAAGGTCCccagtgaaatttccaatttcaaAACGATCCGGACCCCAGGTTATGTTGATGCGGTTTAGTAGGTTTAATTCAGTGAAATTTGGCTGGCAGAATTCAGGGTTCGAAAACCTGGTGAGATTTTCTGTCGACCGCGACATTGAACTGCTTGGGGTAAACCTTTTTGGCTGCAAGGACGCAGTGTATTCAGTTGAGCTCGATATATTCCAAGGCAGTGATTACATTGTTCGGGAACATGGTATCAGGGTCAACAGCGCCGCCGGATCATTTTCATCGATACTAAATGAGTCAGGTGAATATTATGGTTTTGATGCCCTGTTTGACGAGCCGGTTTCCTTAAGAAAAGGTTACTGCTACGATTTATCATCAACAATCCATGGCCCTCAATCCTGGTACGGTATGAATGGTCAGAACACAATAATTTGTTCAGGTGTTAAGTTTCATTTTTGGAGGCCGAGTTACTTTCCTGAAAATGTCGATGCAGTTACAAAAGGGCAGTttaatgaaatcattttcaGGTTTTAG
- the LOC137976908 gene encoding BTB/POZ domain-containing protein 2-like: MSLREENWQTKKPTIRERTKFMFNNGLFSDVKFVVRKSDGESESKQAIPAHKLMLAIGSPVFEAMFYGELAETSDSVELPDCEYDSLLELFRYLYSDEVNLSGSNVMEVLYLSKKYIVPSLAAKCTKYLQDRLDPIQLVERDTLNIQEVELFKGVVQWADKGSSKTSHGRRWTRETKNFRRTDYKGNSLSYYEAG, from the coding sequence ATGTCGCTTCGTGAGGAAAACTGGCAAACAAAGAAACCCACTATCAGAGAAAGAACCAAGTTTATGTTCAACAACGGTCTCTTCAGCGATGTGAAGTTTGTTGTTCGTAAGAGCGATGGCGAAAGTGAAAGCAAACAAGCGATTCCAGCTCACAAGTTAATGCTCGCGATTGGCAGTCCTGTGTTTGAAGCCATGTTTTACGGTGAGCTAGCGGAGACTAGTGATTCTGTTGAACTGCCTGACTGTGAATACGATAGTCTGTTGGAGTTGTTTCGTTATTTGTACAGCGATGAAGTGAACTTAAGCGGAAGTAATGTTATGGAAGTGTTGTATCTGTCGAAGAAATACATAGTGCCTTCTCTGGCAGCTAAATGCACGAAATATCTGCAGGATCGATTGGATCCAATCCAACTCGTTGAAAGGGATACCCTTAACATCCAGGAGGTGGAATTGTTTAAAGGTGTGGTTCAGTGGGCAGACAAGGGAAGTAGCAAGACAAGCCATGGTCGCAGATGGACAAGAGAAACGAAAAATTTTAGGAGAACGGATTATAAGGGCAATTCGCTTTCCTATTATGAAGCTGGATGA